The Apium graveolens cultivar Ventura chromosome 3, ASM990537v1, whole genome shotgun sequence sequence TGCAGATTCCGGGAAACATAAATAAAGACAAAGAAAATACTTACATCCTGCAATATACAAAGTTTGATTACACAAAAACTTGTTCGGGGTCCACTGCGATCTGAGGGCCCCGCAGAAGTCGTACATCTTCGCAAGAGCGTCTCCCCCGAGCCGCTGGGTAGTCAGTTTTAATTGCATTTTTGTACACTAGCATGAACTCTAGGTCCCCATCCCAGACAAAAATGAAGTCCTTGTGCCAACCCCGGAGAGAATTCAGCATGAAGATCGGGGATTTCTTGTCATCTGCGGGAAACCCACAATCATTCATATTAAAGGTAAACTCATAAAGAGGTAAGTTGGTGGATTTCTTGATTTTGAAAAGGTGGTGGAAGAGTTTGAAGTTTGGAAGATAACCTTTCACGTGGCAGCAACCCAAGAAACACGAGATCCACATAACAGAGTTTGGGGTAAGCTGAGTGAACGGGATCCCATACACATCCCGGCAAAGAGATTTCATAAACTGGTGAAGGTTGGGTCTCATACCGCATAAGTGCTCCAGGGGAATACCAACCCAATCCCCCGCAGGCCTATGGTACACTCTCTCATGAGGTTCGGGCCACCTCCATTCTGAACTGTCCGTAAAGTGGAAAACGGCTTTAACTAAATCATATATATGGCCATCTGTGTAGTTTTGAAGTTCGGGGTGAAGAGGAGCAGGAGCATACCACGTCTTCGGGGCATTGAAAAAGAGTTCATCCATATGGGTCTGGTCGTACTATTCCCTACCCAAAAGTTGATACGCATCAGAAAGGTCTCGGAAGTAATAATCATGGGGAGGACTATTATCCCGTGCCTTTACGAAATAGTGATATATATCTACCCTTCCTTCCGGGCCAATGTATGCCCGGGATGCAACAAAAATATGGGAATATCACTAACTACGGGTCATGTAGAAGGAGGAGGCATGTTATCAAGTTGTGGTGAAGAATCGCTAGAAGAGGTGTCAGGCAAGCTTATGTAAGCAGGACTTTTGGATCTACTGTCAAGGTTAGAAAACTGCTTAAATCGCCTAAGCATACAACTACCCGGAGTCTATGCCATTTCGGATacaaaaacaaaaaagaaaaaataacAAAGACTCAGAAACAGTAGCCACGAAATCAAAACAACCAAAATTTGTGTTACAacctatatatacacatatattcaCACAAAAACGTGAAGAACATCAAACATAAACCCAGATTTCACTGAGAACCAAACATCGACTACTTACCAAAACCaaaaccccaaaaacccaaaaccCAAAACACaaacataaaaactaccaaaCAACCCAGTTTTGTGAAACAAAATCCAAATATAAGAACAATACAACAAAACCCAAAGTTTGATTAAAAATACAATTGCATGCACTTGAAAAAACTAGGCTACTGAGTTCATCAAACCAAGTACAACTATAACAAAGTAAACAAAAAGAAGAGTTCGAAAACTTACAAGAAAGCAGGAGAAAATGAAAGGCTTCACGAAAGAACACGGCTGGAAAACTCCAAGAAATCGACTTGAAAATCTCAGAACCGcttgtttgtgtttgtgtttgttgTGTAAAGAATGAAAAGAAAGAAGTGAAGGGATATTTATAGAAGAGAAGGGGTAAAAAGCCACTCAAACGACTTGTAATCGTGTCCACAAACGTTGGACACGGGGCACGCTCCTGCCCCTCCAAAAATATAATCATGGCAGTTAATGTGCAGCATGTAATAATTACAAAGCTGTAATCATTAACCGGCGTGACTTTTTAGGAGAGAGTGTGGGGAAAAAACTGtaatgtttatatatatatatatatgtatatatatacacgcaAACGTACTACACGGAAACCCAACCGCCATCTGATACATTGTAAAAGATGACAAAAGTTGTACATTGTGCCAAGCTTATCCTATTAAATCAAGGGGCCTACCCAAGCACAACCCCGTGGCTTTGTAAACAACAACACCCCGGAATTAGGGgccacaaataaaaaaaatagaatttttCCTAAGTGGAAAAAACCAAGGGGCCTACCCCAAACACAACCCCGAGGCTTTAAAACCAACAACACCCCGgagttaggggccacaaatcaaaaaAAATGCAGAATTTTTCCTAAGTGACAAAAGTTAAGGGgtctacccaaacacaacccgGGGCTAGGGCTGAACATTCGGTCGCTGCGGTCCAAAAtcggaccgaaccgaatagaccgaaaaaccgaattatcatattttcttggaccgaaccggaccgaaattttattatggaccggaccgaaccgaaataattcggttcggtccggttttggaccgaacgggccgaattttttaaaaaaaaataaaattatattaaaattttaaaccaaaaattataaaatttgaatataattaaagtaaggtGATATGTAGAGTTATAAGAGTGtttaaatacaattataaatttaaaatttatgatTAAAATTTTTAGGATATATGTAAAagatataatataaaattatgatatttatgATTTGGACTATTCGGTTTATTCGGTTCGGACCGAAATATTTTTTACaagaaccggaccgaaccgaattttatttcggtctattcggtccggaccgaatagaccgaattttctgaaaaattaggaatggaccgaaccgaattagcacggttcggttcggtttttcggtttcggttcggttttgctcagccctaccCGGGGCCTTGTAACCAACAACACCCCGaagttaggggccacaaatcaaagaaaaatgcAAAAAATTTCTTAAGTGATAAAATCAAggggcctacccaaacacaaccccagGACCTTGTAACCAATAACTTCCCAATATTAGGGGtcacaaatcaaagaaaaaatcagattttttttcTAAGTCACAAAAAGCAAGGAGCCTACCCAAACGCAACCCCGGGGCCTTGTAACCAACAACACCTCGgagttaggggccacaaatcaaataaaatccaaaaaaattcTAAGTGACAAAATCAAGGGGGCTACCAAAACACAACCCCAGGACCTTGTAACCAACAACTTCCCGGAGTTAGGGGCCATAAATCAAAGAAAAAAGCAGAATTTTTTCCTAAGTCACAAAAATCAAGGGGCCCACTCAAACACAAATCCGGACTACGAGACTATTCCCCTATCCAGGAAACTCGCATAAGGCAGTGGGAGGCAAATGATAGGTTATAATATTATTAAGCCCAATAAACATTATAGAATCCTAAGGTAAAAGGACCCCAGGCCTAACAAGGGATGGTTCCCGGACACATGGCGGCTAAACAAGTAAACAACGGTCTCATATTACCCAGAATAGTATGGAAACATTACAGCCGTCCATGTGTCAAGACCTCAAGCTATCTCGGTAGCAAGAGGACAGTTGGTCCCCGTCACTCATTTGAACCATTCAATCATTCACTAACCAAGATTCATCAATGGCTaggatgaagaggtacaaaccccCAAACCCCTAAAATTGGGAGCCTATAAAAGGCCCAAAAAAAGGGGTTTTGGGGTTACTACTACTTTCTTGCTCTCTACACTTATACACACACCACATATACATATTTGAATAGctcattttcttcttcttcttcttcaagaaaccTTTTTCTGATTCTTACACGGGAGTTGTCGTGGGAACGCCACCCCCCCCCCTCGGTTCTGTTTTGCAGACACCCACCTCACAGCTTAACATCACACCAACATTTCTGCATAGACGGAGCTCGAGTTTGGATAAGGAAAGAAGAAGACTCGTGGAAGAAAGGGAGTTATCATATTTCATTTAATTTTGTGCACACAATttaattgtttttaaatttttaGTCAAACATTttctttcaaaaaaaaattcaacaTTATTTATAAAGTGAActttaaaaatgttaatatttAGATATTTGCATATCGTAAACGTTAGGAATCTTGGACGTTTTAATACGAACTGTATAGGAGGAGGAGTTGGAAACTGTTAATGGATCGCATCCGGATCGGATCGGCCTTTATCCATATCTGATCCGTTTAATTTTACCGGATTCGAATCCGAATCAAATCTTAGTCAGATTTTTATCGCCCGATCCATATCCGGATCCATTAGGATCACCAGATCACGGATCGGAGCTCTGATccatttatatttttttaaaaaaaaatgaaatataAACACAATTTCTTACAATACACCCAATAGTTTGTAAAACAATTACTAATATCAATTTAAAAGTTAAACAATAAATTTAAAATCCAATAACTCGAAAACTAACATACTAAATTTTGaacataaaatattattaagaATTAAGCTTATGGACTGTGATCTTCATTCTTCAAATTTAAACCGTGGCAAACCACTCTCCTGTACAATGGCATATTTGTGATTTCACACATGTAGTGCAAAAACGTTAACAAAAATTAAGATAAATATATCATAAATTTGTATGTAATTTATTAAcatataatatatacatataataaaTTTGTCGGATCGGATCGTTAACGGATCGTTAACGGATCGAATCGGCCTAAATCCATATCTGTTACTTATCGGATTGAAATATTATCGGATTTTTTCCGAATCCGCTCCATTAGCGTTCGGATCGGACCGGATTTCTGATCCATTGACAACCCTAGTTGGGAGTGCCTATATGTGTactttatatattttattatcattttaatattttattaatttattacaTTATGTAAAGTTATGAACAATAAGCAAAAtgattaaattaaaataaaagcAAAAACAATATTTATACAATAAAACTAATCATGAAATTACAATTTAAAACGAACATGCCTAAAAAATTGTTATTATCTCTGAAATGCTCTGTAAACAAGGTGTCTCAAGGAAGGAGTAGTACTGGTGGTATAAAATGTGTTTATTCTTGGCAGCATCAGTCTATTATTCGTgtattattaatgaaaattgtcCATCAACAACACACacaatgtgtgtgtgtgtgtgttaatcAGAATTGGCGTGCAGGTGTTAATGTCAAATCAATGGGAGTATTGTCTGTATTCTTTGGGATCAACACTATTGCCAAGACGCCGCTTACTGCTGCGCAAACCAGTCCGATCACGAACATTGGCAGGTTTCCGCCTCCAAATGCTGCATCTATAGGTCCACTCGTGAACGAAACTAGAATCTGCATGACGTTTTTAACATGTTTATTGTTGGTTCATGCAAAATCGCAACTTGTCTTTAAGCAGATATAGAGCCTCTAAACGTTTTTATGCAGAGCAATGATTAAGAGTTGAATGCAATTGAACTAAAACTTACTTGCGGTATACAAATTGAGACATTAAGAACCCCCAGGGAGAGACCTGTATGTACAAGTTGTGAACGAATTAATCAAAGTTTTAATTTGATTCAGCAATGATACATACACATAGATGCTAGAGCAAATGTTTAAATGATTAAGCTGAGAAATAGACAACTAGAGCTAATTTCACCTTGGCCTGCTTTAGAATCGGCAGAAAATATAGATGCTAGAGCAAATGGAATGCTGTAAGTCACCTGTAATGTAGAAACACACTGAGTTCAAGCAGCACGAATAAATATGAACGGTTGATTAAATCCAAGGATGTTTGTGTTAGAATAATAATATAAGATTCTGGAAAGAGCCTTCCTCTAAGAGATCGGTATTGGTTTTTAGTTTGAAAACAAACATTGTGTGTGTAATTAACACGTGTGTGGGATTTGTGTTGAAGGAACTGACCGAGAGAGGGATTCCCAGTACTGCAAAGACAAGAAGAGCACCAGCCGTGATCCCAGAAGAAGGTGGAAGAGCATCTCCATCAGGACCGTACTTTCGTTGAGACTGAGCAAGTTTAGTCAGAAGTATcatcataccaaaacctattgCCAGTAAAAAGTTGACAAGCCCCCACAAAAGTTTCACACCACCAACGCCATGTACAGAAAACTCAACCACCAATGATGTGACTCCCAACACCACAGAATTAAGCATCAGTCCTAATGATCCTTTGCGTACTCCCTCGTCATACGCCTTCCCCTTATTCGGATCTCCGCCATAAATTTCTTTCCCCATCCAGTCTGTATCAAACAACAAGAATGGATCCCATGCTATCCAATTCAAGCATGTCACAACTAGTAACAACAACATTGGCCTTGATAAATCTCTAAATGCACCATAAATTTCTCCAAAAAATGGGACCGCGCTGTTTGAGTCATCGTCTTCCACATCTTCAGGTGCCAATGGCTTTTCATGCACTAAACTTGTTGCTAGTATTGTAATAGCCATGAGAAAAATAATCGCTATTATAAAACACGATTTTAGATTGGCGCAATATACATCACACGCATCAgtctttgaaaatgaaaacacTTTGTAGAGATTTTCGTAAGATCCAGCAGCATAGCCGAGAATATTACCAACAGCcatgaaaaaagaaaagaagacaTTACAGCTTCTTATCCGAGCCGTATCATCCTTACATAAATCCGCGAGCAGGGCACGACACGGCCCCTGCAACATATTATTAGCCACATCGAGTATCCAAAACCCGACGACAAACACAACTATAGAACGGGACTTGAATTTCTTAGACAAATCGTCACCAGCAGCATAACCAATGTCTGCAGCAAATCCAATTAAAAAGACAGCACATGCAACAAAACATGCGCCACCAATAATAAACGGACGCCTGCGTCCGAACTTGCAAGTGCATCGATCAGAGTAGTAGCCTACGATTGGTTGCACAAACATACCGGATACAGGGCCACAAAGCCAAATATAAGCTGACCAAGTATGGGGAATGCCTAGAAGCTGAACATAAGGAGTTAAGAGAGATAACTGAAGAGCCCATCCGAACTGAACTCCAGCCGCAATGGCGGAAATGAGAATCAGCTTCCATAATGGTGTAGCTTCATCATCTTCCGGGGCCCCATGAAAGCTAGTTGTAGCTTTTCCTTCTTCTATCTGTACCATTTTTATGCTTGTACCTATTTGCATGTGCACACATGTTCACAAGGTAAGGGAGTATTAGAGTAAGTAAATGCAGTAAACTCTAAAATTTAATTTTCAATTTTCAACAACTAAATAGATTTCGGGGAGGGAAAATAATCACTAGCAATGTGCAAAAATAGGATAATGATATGGGAACCAGGAGTTACCTTGGCCTAGGTTGATTCAATGGCCTTACTTTTTTTTCCTTCAACGTTGTTCAAAAACACTCATATCATTCTTCGAAAAAATCTTTATCTTCTTGTTTCTGTCCTTGAATgttccttatatatatatatatatgtgtgtgtgtgtttaaaAAACCTTCAATGTTCTAGGAATGTGAAGTAAAAGTGAACATTCTCTTCCAAATTGTTATATAGTAAGATAATTATGGATAGTGTGAGAAGTAGTACATACAACCCTGGTAAAGAAGCATGGAGCAATATGTGCAGGTATATATGCATGTAAGTTATACAAATGGGTGTGGGAGTTATGAGGTCCTTCTCCTTCTTCGGACACCCCTCCCTCATTTATAGATTATCGTCCGAACAACAAATAATGCTATATTTGTGGAAATGCGAGGGCTTTGTTAAATTTGTCTTTTTAGTTTTTTTCTCGTTTTAATTGTGATATCTGTCACAAAATTGTCAAAATATGAGCTTTTCTGGTGTTAATTTGTATTACTTAATTTTAAATGAATAATGACCCTAGATCTCGAGACTAAATAGTCCAAAATATCACAATAGAGCGAAATGACCCTTAACATTACTAAATAATGCAACTAAATCTTGCGTTTATCACCTTTTTATAAACCCCTTTTTATTAATTGGGTTTTACAGTTGGATCTAAAACTTTTTTTCTAGTAACAGATTATATTGAAGTGGGAAAAACGCATTAGAATtttgtgtttaatggtaaaacGCATTCTTAACATGcgttttttttaattaatttttttcaaaaaaaaaatttcttaaaataaatattttaaaattaataaaaacgCAAGATAAAATTACGTTTTTGATAATACAAATGGCGATATTTTAGCTGCCGTGAGATTTTGGGTCTTTTTCTACCCGAATTGTGATATTAAGGGCTGAACACCCATTCTAAAATAAACCTATTCATTGAAAAATTAAACATAAATTTCAATATTTGTAAAATCTTATGTTTTTAATTAGAAAATTGTGGAAAAACATAATTAATTTGCTCACAGCTAATAATATTTAtctatatatttattataaatttaaattatagatATATTTAAACCTATAAATTTTACTATTTATCACATTTGTATACAGACATTTCATCTATATTTTAAGTACAAATTTGTATATATCTAAAATacatttttgtaattttaaacAAGTTTATTTTACTTAATAATCTAAAAGATATCAACAAATTGTGAATTCATAACAAATATACATCAAAAATGTAAAAAGTTAAAATTTATTACTAATATTTAGAAGCCTCAATTTGTTTTCTGCCTGAGGCCTCCAAAGACCTAGCCTATTCAATAGGAGGTGCATTAACAAACTACCAAACAGCCGAAAGCTTAATTCAATCGGAGGCGCATTAACAAACTACCAAACAGGGCCGCGGACATGCACATTATGCTACAATATAAACATATCTTTCGTCTACTAAAGTTAACATACATGTTTTCAATTATCCAACAACAAAAAAAGTTTCCTGTACATAAGGAGGCTATTCTACTTCTACAAAATCCCTGCCAACTTTCTATTCGATCACACAGTACCTCTTCCTCCAATGACTAAGAGAACCAACTATCAGGCAGTTAGATATGGACACTAGAAATCAACATTTATACACTACGAATACTGTCAACCCGATCAACGGCGTCCATTGCTCTGATCTTGTCGATGTTGAAATTAATGACCGGAACAGATGATGAGCATTTGAAGGGGAAGGTGTCTTTTGGATATTCACGGGTAGGGGAGTGGCTGCTGCTCTTACTTAGTCTTTGATACTTGT is a genomic window containing:
- the LOC141710774 gene encoding sucrose transport protein SUC8-like; this encodes MVQIEEGKATTSFHGAPEDDEATPLWKLILISAIAAGVQFGWALQLSLLTPYVQLLGIPHTWSAYIWLCGPVSGMFVQPIVGYYSDRCTCKFGRRRPFIIGGACFVACAVFLIGFAADIGYAAGDDLSKKFKSRSIVVFVVGFWILDVANNMLQGPCRALLADLCKDDTARIRSCNVFFSFFMAVGNILGYAAGSYENLYKVFSFSKTDACDVYCANLKSCFIIAIIFLMAITILATSLVHEKPLAPEDVEDDDSNSAVPFFGEIYGAFRDLSRPMLLLLVVTCLNWIAWDPFLLFDTDWMGKEIYGGDPNKGKAYDEGVRKGSLGLMLNSVVLGVTSLVVEFSVHGVGGVKLLWGLVNFLLAIGFGMMILLTKLAQSQRKYGPDGDALPPSSGITAGALLVFAVLGIPLSVTYSIPFALASIFSADSKAGQGLSLGVLNVSICIPQILVSFTSGPIDAAFGGGNLPMFVIGLVCAAVSGVLAIVLIPKNTDNTPIDLTLTPARQF